tatgttgcatggaaactctttttgaggTGCGTTTCctgtttccgaaacgtttcgaaAACGGAAACTCGTGGAAACTCGGAAACAAGTCACAGAAACACAACTCCAAAAaatctctgtttggaaacacgataGAAACTCTGTTTCCATTTTGGAAACGCGATgaaaactcttttttataatttcaaaatttaataaataaacaaattgaaagtATAAGAATTTATGATacatataatgataaaaatataatataattagtagcataaaagttaaaatccctaaatataTGGTGATgctggtaaaaaaaattgattttgaacgtttattttttttacagttttaaactatttaatatttctgttttgaatttgtgttgtttcagaaatttttttaatatagtttttatgtttggggatttattatatttatatatatatatgtatatatatgtttcctaCACGATTCCATTACTTaatctttgaaaaaaattgtttcccGTTTCTGAAACGTTTTGTTTCCGcgtttccatgcaacctagCGTGCTTCGAACCCAAAAATATATCAGTTGAGATGAAATTAACCAATGTACTACAACAAATCTTTTGATAAAGAATGAATTTATCATACATATATTGTAATAGATAACTACATGATACAGAACAAAGAGATATAATGTCAAAATTTCCGTTAGAAATGAGCGatcatcttatttttaatttgatgtaCGTAtctcaaattataattttgatataCTAATATTGTAAAGTCTAAAGATTGGTTTAACggtttatttgtttaattcgAAAAATTGTTATTGGAGCTTTTTCATTTCATCGGGTTCTGTGTTTTCTTGAgaaaatagattatatatatatatagaacccaaccgaaggagaagaagaataagtcGAGAACACTAAACCTAAAAAATGGAAATTCAAGAAATGGTGATGGAAGTCTTGGCGCGACTACCATTGAAGAGCATCGCAAGATTCAGATCAACGAGCAAAGGATGGAAAGATTTGATCGATTCAGACATCTTCAGAGATTACTTCATCTCTCgcaactcatcttcttcaatctcgtGGTCAATCATTCAGACGACGCAACCTCACAATCTGACACTTGAAATCATTGGTCATCATGGATGCAAAACATGGGGACTTACTCGTTCTCCGGGATCTTTAATGAGTTTTTTCGTCGAGAGAGCAATCAAGAAGCTACAAGTCTTAGCTTGCACCGATGGATTGGTCTTGCTTTACGCAGAAGCTACCGATGGAACTCCTATGTATTACGTTGGAAACCCTCTGTTTCAAGAATGGTTTCAAATCCCTCTGCCTCCTTTCCTCTCTTTGCAAGATCTTGAGATATTACGGACCTACGATCGTTTGAACGACAGTGGATTGGTTACGAAGATGCAGAGTGGTATCGTTGTGAGTTACAAGGTTGTGTGGTTGATTCGCACGAAACTAGAATTGTTCGTTCCTACTAAAGATAAAGTCGATTTAGTAATATACTCATCTGATACAGGGACGTGGGAAACTCGACATGTGACTTGTCTTAATACTTTATTCTGGTTTATGAAGCACAAGTCAAT
The Camelina sativa cultivar DH55 chromosome 15, Cs, whole genome shotgun sequence DNA segment above includes these coding regions:
- the LOC104748526 gene encoding putative F-box protein At3g23950 gives rise to the protein MEIQEMVMEVLARLPLKSIARFRSTSKGWKDLIDSDIFRDYFISRNSSSSISWSIIQTTQPHNLTLEIIGHHGCKTWGLTRSPGSLMSFFVERAIKKLQVLACTDGLVLLYAEATDGTPMYYVGNPLFQEWFQIPLPPFLSLQDLEILRTYDRLNDSGLVTKMQSGIVVSYKVVWLIRTKLELFVPTKDKVDLVIYSSDTGTWETRHVTCLNTLFWFMKHKSIALNGIVHWIYGFTSNFVAHDFYGGHHDDRWSGFVNFPDRGVEELSRFRRTITTSEGSIVYFNEFTENGNRTLRVWRLVKYISGPEAWELSWDVSLEPLIELGTDYFPVVMHPLNSEVIYLWSTNEEMLILYNLRTHEFRLHEETADDSNKCMDDCILSFNGCSEYMQMHNMAALPNGITELLFSQYVLPRWMQRLPRPQPN